The genomic region GGTGGGTCGCTCGGTGGTCGGCAGGGGCGGTCGGCTGGACATGGCACGTCCTCGCTCGGTCAACTGCGGCAACTGGGTCCGGCGCACGCGGCGAGCCGCCGGCGCGCCCTGGCGAGGCGGTGGCGCACCTCGGCGTAGCGGGGGTCGTCGTGGCGGCTCACCATCTGGTCGCCGTCGGCGACGAGGTCGTACAGCTCCTGCTCGCCCGTGTCGTGCTCGGCGTAGAGCCACCGGGGGGTGCGCACGGCCGAGTACCAGCCGGGGTCGTCGCGGGGGCCGGTCTCGAGCAGGATGGGCCGGTCGGGGTCGGCGAGCGGCGACGCCGACTCCCGGAGGTCGACCCCGTCGAGCAGGCGGCCGGGGGTGGCGCCGGTCATGGCGACGACCGTCGTGGCGAGGTCCACGTTGGCCACCGGTCGGTCCACGGTGGCGCCGGCGGCGAAGCCGGGCCCGGCCGCCAGCAGCGGCACCCGGACGCTCGGCTCGTACAGCTCGATCTTCCCGGTGCGGATGCGGTGCTCGCCGTGGAAGAACCCGTTGTCCGACGTGTAGAGCAGCACGGTCGACCCGAGGACGCCGGCGCCGTCGAGGGCGTCGACGATGGCCCCGACGGCCTCGTCCTCGGCGAGGAGGGACTCGAGGCGGGCCCGGTACCGCATGGTGATGTCGGCCACGCCGTTCGGCCCGAGCCGGGGCCGGCGGCGGATGTCGGCCGGCTTGTCGCTGACGTCGGCCTCGTCGAAGGAGGGCGGCGTCGGCAGGGGCTCGTCGGCGAACCGCCCGATGTGGCGGGGCGCCGGCACCGGCGGGTTCCCGTCGCCGTCGACGCCGTGCGGGGCGATCGGCGCGAACCAGAGGAAGAACGGCCGCCCGCCGGCGGCCAGCTGGCCGACGAGGTCGACGGCCCGGGCGGCGAGGACGTCGGTCTGGTAGTCCTCGGGCTCGTACCCGGCGCGGCGCTGGACGCCGTCGTCGGACAGCTCGTAGCCGTAGTAGCGCAGGCTGGACGGGGCGACGACGGCGAACCAGTGGTCCCACCCGGGGGGCACGACGGTGGCGTCGTTGTAGGCGTTCAGGTACTTGCCGACGTGGGCGGTGGCGTAGCCGGCCGCCTGGAGCCAGACGGGCAGGGCGTTGGTGTGGTCGAAGTGCAGGTAGGCGAGGCCGTTGCCGAGCACGCCGTGGTTGTGGGCGTACTGGCCCGAGAGCATCGTCGCCCGGGACGGGCTGCACACCGGCGTGGTGGCGTAGCTCGTCGTGAACGTGGTGCCCCTGGCCCCGACGACCTCGGCGGTGATCGGCATGACCCGCATGGACTCCACGGCCTGGTCGTCGGTGGTGACGACCACGACGTTGGGCCGCTCGACCCCGCCGGCCACCGGGCGGCGACCGAGGGCGGGGCCGACGGCCAGCATCGCCGCCCCGCCGAGGAAGCCGCGCCGGGTGATCTGAGCCATGTGTCGAGTATGACCGTATCGTCGGCGTACGTGCTGGGGGAGCCCTCCCCGCCGCGGGCCGCGTCACCGGCCGGGCCGCCGTAGTCTCCGTCGCCCGCCATGGACGCCGTCACCGACCGCCAGCTCAACCGCTGGACCCTCGCCCGCCAGCTGCTGCTCGAGCGGGCCCCGCTCGGCCCCGTCGAGGCGGTCGAGCGGCTGGCCGGCATGCAGGCCCAGCACTCGCCGTCGCCCTACATCGGGCTGTGGTCCCGCCTCGCCGGCTTCGAGCGCGAGCACCTCGAGGCGGCGCTGGCCGCCGACCTGGTCGTGAAGGTGACCGTCAACCGCGGCACCCTCCACCTCGTCACCACCGAGCGCCTGCCGTGCTTCCGGCTGGCCACCGGCTCCACCTACTACGAGACCAACTTCCGCCAGCTGCGGGAGCTCGGCGCCGACCTCGACGCCATCCGGGCCAGGGTGGTCGACGCGGTCCGGGAGCGGCCGTACACGAGGCCGGAGATCGCCCAGCTCGTCCTCTCGCTCCTGCCGTTCGACCCGCCCGCCTGGGCCACGGAGCGGCCGGCGGCGATGTCGGCCGTGTCGGTGGCCACCGATCTGTGCAACCTGGCCGAGGACGCGGCCTACGGGTGGTTCGGCGGCGGCCGCTACCGGGTGGCGCCGCCGGCCCCGGCCGTCACCCCCGAGGCCGCGTTCCTCCGGGTCGCCGAGGACTACCTGCGGGCCTACGGGCCGTCGACCACGGCCGACCTCGCCTCGTGGAGCGGCCGGGCCGTCACCGCCTACAAGCCGGCCCTCGCCCGGCTCGACCTCGTGCGCTTCCGCTCCGAGGACGGGCGCACCCTGCTCGACCTGGCCGACGCGCCCCGGCCGCCGGCCGACACGCCGGCCCCCGTGCGCTTCCTGCCGAAGTGGGACAGCGTGCTGCTGGCCCACGCCCGCCGGGAGCGGGTGGTGGGCGACGACCACCGCAAGGCCATCGTCGGCAAGAACGGCGACGTGGCGGCCACGTTCCTCGTCGACGGCGTGGTGGCCGGCACGTGGTCGGCCACGACCCGCGGCCGGGGGGTGCTGACCCTCACCCCGCTGGTGCCGGTCCGGGCCGCCGAC from Acidimicrobiales bacterium harbors:
- a CDS encoding winged helix DNA-binding domain-containing protein, with the protein product MDAVTDRQLNRWTLARQLLLERAPLGPVEAVERLAGMQAQHSPSPYIGLWSRLAGFEREHLEAALAADLVVKVTVNRGTLHLVTTERLPCFRLATGSTYYETNFRQLRELGADLDAIRARVVDAVRERPYTRPEIAQLVLSLLPFDPPAWATERPAAMSAVSVATDLCNLAEDAAYGWFGGGRYRVAPPAPAVTPEAAFLRVAEDYLRAYGPSTTADLASWSGRAVTAYKPALARLDLVRFRSEDGRTLLDLADAPRPPADTPAPVRFLPKWDSVLLAHARRERVVGDDHRKAIVGKNGDVAATFLVDGVVAGTWSATTRGRGVLTLTPLVPVRAADRRAVEAEGDRLVRWLRSDAAAHEVRWADPA
- a CDS encoding sulfatase; its protein translation is MAQITRRGFLGGAAMLAVGPALGRRPVAGGVERPNVVVVTTDDQAVESMRVMPITAEVVGARGTTFTTSYATTPVCSPSRATMLSGQYAHNHGVLGNGLAYLHFDHTNALPVWLQAAGYATAHVGKYLNAYNDATVVPPGWDHWFAVVAPSSLRYYGYELSDDGVQRRAGYEPEDYQTDVLAARAVDLVGQLAAGGRPFFLWFAPIAPHGVDGDGNPPVPAPRHIGRFADEPLPTPPSFDEADVSDKPADIRRRPRLGPNGVADITMRYRARLESLLAEDEAVGAIVDALDGAGVLGSTVLLYTSDNGFFHGEHRIRTGKIELYEPSVRVPLLAAGPGFAAGATVDRPVANVDLATTVVAMTGATPGRLLDGVDLRESASPLADPDRPILLETGPRDDPGWYSAVRTPRWLYAEHDTGEQELYDLVADGDQMVSRHDDPRYAEVRHRLARARRRLAACAGPSCRS